A single Thermaerobacter sp. FW80 DNA region contains:
- a CDS encoding metal ABC transporter solute-binding protein, Zn/Mn family: MDRVLRRLPRALPVILLLVLMAFAAVLAAGRGWRAQIAGPGDPRPLVVASTTILADLATQVGGPRVRVHSLLAPGQDPHSYEPVPRDALAVHRAHLVLLNGYGLDLWAERLLDARPDRRALPRVVRVAEAVDADPLPWPGDPGRADPHLWMDPVRVMGYVDVIRDALIGIDPAGAAFYRRQADRYRAELAELDRWIARQVAAVPPERRLLVTTHDAYRYFGRRYGLRVVDTVWGISTEEEPSAADLARLMGNLRRYGVPAFVESTINPKLMEELAAQAGVPIGGRLYADSVGPPGSGAETYLGMMRHNVRVITAALRSGR, encoded by the coding sequence GTGGACCGGGTCCTGCGCCGCCTCCCCCGGGCCCTGCCGGTGATCCTGCTGCTGGTGCTGATGGCCTTCGCCGCGGTGCTCGCCGCCGGTCGCGGCTGGAGGGCGCAGATCGCCGGCCCCGGGGATCCGCGGCCGCTGGTGGTGGCCAGCACCACGATCCTGGCGGACCTCGCCACCCAGGTGGGCGGGCCGCGGGTACGGGTCCACAGCCTGCTGGCCCCCGGCCAGGACCCGCACAGCTACGAGCCCGTGCCGCGGGACGCCCTGGCCGTGCACCGCGCCCACCTGGTGTTGCTCAACGGGTACGGGCTCGACCTCTGGGCCGAGCGCCTGCTGGACGCACGCCCGGACCGCCGGGCGCTTCCCCGGGTCGTGCGGGTCGCGGAGGCCGTGGATGCCGATCCCCTGCCCTGGCCCGGCGATCCCGGCCGCGCCGATCCCCACCTGTGGATGGACCCGGTGCGGGTGATGGGCTACGTGGACGTGATCCGCGACGCCCTGATCGGGATCGACCCCGCGGGCGCCGCCTTCTACCGGCGGCAGGCCGACCGGTACCGGGCGGAGCTGGCGGAGCTGGACCGCTGGATCGCGCGGCAGGTGGCGGCGGTGCCCCCGGAGCGGCGGCTCCTGGTCACCACCCACGACGCCTACCGGTACTTCGGCCGGCGCTACGGACTGCGGGTGGTGGACACCGTCTGGGGCATCAGCACCGAAGAGGAGCCGTCGGCGGCCGACCTGGCCCGCCTGATGGGGAACCTGCGGCGCTACGGCGTCCCGGCCTTCGTCGAGTCGACCATCAACCCCAAGCTGATGGAAGAACTGGCGGCCCAGGCGGGCGTACCCATCGGCGGTCGCCTCTACGCCGACTCGGTGGGGCCGCCGGGCAGCGGCGCGGAGACGTACCTCGGCATGATGCGCCACAACGTGCGGGTCATCACCGCCGCCCTGCGATCCGGACGATGA